A single region of the Silene latifolia isolate original U9 population chromosome 8, ASM4854445v1, whole genome shotgun sequence genome encodes:
- the LOC141594887 gene encoding uncharacterized protein LOC141594887 produces the protein MWNVRGLNSETKQKDIKWFLHQSGVELFGLLETKVKPESLNRVAGSLCQNWSYITNTACHSGGRVWILWKHNKLDVVLIDMDAQYIHVSVTNKLDGSQFFATFVYAFNKLEDRVPLWNALIRLAGCGPWVVLGDFNNFMFANERIGKIVKDEEMLPFQSTVALCDLQDIKSTGAFFTWNNKQPSETRIFSRIDRVLVNVNWVNRWPDWFAHFQPEGSFDHCPCLVSSWGECQGRRKPFKFFNMWTKVPDFQSIVLTGWNNVITGTAMFRTVKKLKLLKSDLKGLNRGLFSDI, from the coding sequence ATGTGGAATGTTAGAGGCCTTAACAGTGAGACCAAACAAAAAGACATAAAATGGTTTCTGCATCAATCTGGTGTGGAACTGTTTGGGCTCCTTGAGACTAAGGTTAAACCTGAGTCTCTAAATAGGGTTGCTGGTAGTTTGTGTCAGAATTGGAGTTACATTACAAATACTGCTTGTCACTCAGGTGGTAGAGTCTGGATTCTTTGGAAACATAATAAGCTGGATGTTGTTCTCATTGATATGGATGCACAATATATACATGTCTCTGTTACCAACAAACTGGATGGTTCTCAGTTTTTTGCTACTTTTGTTTATGCTTTTAATAAACTAGAGGATAGGGTACCACTTTGGAATGCGCTCATTAGGCTAGCTGGGTGTGGACCTTGGGTGGTGCTTGGCGATTTCAATAATTTTATGTTTGCTAATGAAAGAATTGGTAAAATTGTTAAGGATGAGGAGATGTTACCATTTCAGAGTACTGTGGCTCTTTGTGACCTTCAAGATATAAAGAGTACTGGGGCATTTTTTACTTGGAACAACAAGCAGCCTAGTGAGACCAGGATATTTAGCAGGATTGATAGGGTCTTGGTCAATGTTAATTGGGTAAATAGGTGGCCTGATTGGTTTGCTCACTTCCAGCCTGAGGGATCTTTTGATCATTGCCCTTGCCTTGTCTCTAGTTGGGGTGAATGTCAAGGGAGGAGGAAACCGTTCAAATTTTTTAATATGTGGACTAAAGTGCCAGATTTTCAGAGTATAGTCTTGACTGGGTGGAATAATGTTATTACTGGTACTGCTATGTTCAGAACTGTGAAAAAATTGAAGCTGCTGAAATCTGATCTTAAAGGGTTAAATAGGGGGTTGTTCTCTGATATTTAA